The following proteins are co-located in the Acidicapsa acidisoli genome:
- a CDS encoding helix-turn-helix domain-containing protein: MTNDKNMTLSLTPAECKAARALLAWNQQELARLAQLGVSTIADFERGKRTPTESNIEAMVKAFTTAGISFAGGGIQIAATADTPATPANGSRPRLIEATDLDQWAERNDGKEYFPELIERLILASAGYVPRQFLFRSGDSTQQAGWDGICEQDGNASLPWLPVGVSGWEFGAQAEGLRQKANEDYETRESNPLGLEPSKTTFVFATPRRWGQGKKWANEKKAKKFWKNVMVIDADDLVHWIDLYPQVQQWLGARLGKVVPDTKALTEFWSQWRLSTERPMTPELVFAERDDDGTKLLKWLRGAPSIFELQADSPEEAIAFLYATIDRLPPEHAKQQASRCIIASTANAAIALGKSPTPLVILIEASKPGLATELMQQGHHLLIAHGSQVGTSDLLNSLSRPDPEVFKDALVVMGFTDDRATALTRDSARKLTILRRLIPTTTIASHPDWASGETGKLILPLLLAGAWDTSSEGDRRALETLSGKAFADLEALFPGWAAVGDTPLRHAGMTWKLASPFDAWFRLAHLLSKSELERFVDVAKQVLGETDPRFDMDSGERWFADIRGRTPKYSSWLKSGITETLLLLAMYGEQVTAVPSANVYADRVVRDLLNRANKSRWWSISDELRMLAEVSPETFMAEVEDSLAEPDQPVMELFKEDAGPLMGRAYHSNLLWALETLAWSTKYLARASELLARLAVLDPGGRWANRPAVSLRSIFLIWLPQTHATLYQRLRVIERLLRVEPKAAWDLILAILPKTYDTGSHNPKPRWRDFSEDKTEPVTYGLIDRATRALTALLIANAGVDPARWAGLIEHLGSLPPDIRAAAWSKLSETTASIQKDEDRIKIWTGLRRFIGHHRSFPNTDWALPAEEIDRVESIYGQFSPSDPILQRSWLFGNGVPLLSGRDQDWRRREKELMELQQQAVQALIRDHGMDALYRLVSLAENPFQVGLAYGLIASSKADADQALLNTLGGAAPGGRGFVKGLAAARFHEEKEAWARNILEAAVMKGLPEAAIVELLLALPSQRSTWDSAAALGDSIKASYWKDTTFFVHNQSTDDMEYAITQMVAADRAPEVVEGIASDSSAIGTETILRVLHAATGDPLPTGGNDAVMFQWGVAHLFTQLETDSAVSEDEIALLEWQYLAVLEHSERPAKMLHRFMSSRPQFFVEVLSAVFRASSREASPDYTPTPQEKAVASQAWRLLESWGQLPGEDKGEIDASVLEEWVEAAHRLAVQAERGAIGDEYIGKLLSHSPAGRDGVWPHPTVRDVIETMRNSKLETGIIIGVHSSRGVTSRGMLDGGNQERDIAQRYKGWAESTKLDYPRTSAMLREIARSYETHARDFDDEAERNDWRAY, translated from the coding sequence ATGACCAACGACAAGAATATGACGCTCTCGCTCACCCCAGCGGAATGCAAAGCGGCCCGAGCCCTCCTTGCCTGGAACCAGCAGGAGCTGGCCCGGTTGGCCCAGCTCGGAGTCTCGACTATCGCAGATTTCGAACGCGGCAAGCGCACACCTACAGAAAGCAACATCGAGGCGATGGTCAAGGCGTTCACCACAGCCGGTATCAGTTTCGCGGGTGGCGGTATCCAAATCGCGGCAACCGCCGATACCCCTGCAACACCGGCTAACGGCAGCAGGCCACGTTTGATCGAAGCGACCGACTTGGACCAGTGGGCCGAGCGGAACGACGGCAAAGAGTATTTCCCGGAGCTGATTGAGCGGCTGATCCTCGCCAGCGCGGGCTACGTACCGCGTCAGTTCCTCTTCCGCTCCGGCGACAGCACGCAGCAAGCAGGCTGGGATGGCATCTGCGAGCAGGACGGGAATGCGAGTCTTCCGTGGTTGCCGGTAGGCGTGTCTGGATGGGAGTTCGGTGCGCAGGCCGAAGGGCTTCGCCAGAAGGCCAACGAGGATTACGAGACGAGAGAATCCAACCCGCTCGGCCTCGAGCCCTCCAAAACTACCTTTGTCTTTGCAACGCCCAGGCGTTGGGGACAAGGCAAGAAGTGGGCGAACGAAAAGAAGGCCAAGAAGTTCTGGAAGAATGTCATGGTCATCGACGCGGATGACCTTGTTCACTGGATCGATCTGTACCCTCAGGTGCAACAGTGGCTGGGGGCACGCCTCGGCAAGGTCGTTCCAGACACCAAAGCGCTCACGGAGTTCTGGTCACAATGGCGTCTCTCCACGGAACGCCCGATGACGCCGGAACTGGTTTTCGCAGAGCGCGATGACGACGGCACCAAGCTGCTGAAGTGGCTTCGCGGTGCGCCGTCCATCTTTGAGTTGCAGGCAGACTCGCCAGAAGAGGCGATCGCGTTCCTGTATGCGACGATTGATCGACTCCCACCCGAGCACGCGAAACAACAGGCCTCGCGCTGCATCATCGCGTCGACTGCTAACGCTGCCATCGCGCTAGGTAAGAGCCCAACGCCTCTCGTGATCCTGATCGAAGCATCCAAACCCGGTCTCGCGACCGAGTTGATGCAGCAGGGCCACCATCTCCTGATTGCTCACGGCTCTCAGGTGGGAACCTCAGACTTGTTGAACAGTCTGTCGCGGCCTGACCCGGAGGTGTTCAAGGATGCTCTCGTCGTGATGGGGTTCACGGACGACCGTGCTACCGCGCTGACCCGCGACTCTGCACGAAAACTGACCATTCTTCGCCGGCTCATTCCAACGACGACGATCGCATCGCATCCCGATTGGGCAAGTGGAGAAACCGGAAAACTTATACTACCTCTTCTCCTCGCCGGGGCGTGGGACACGAGTTCGGAAGGCGACCGGAGGGCCCTGGAGACTCTGTCGGGCAAGGCCTTTGCAGACCTGGAAGCGCTGTTCCCCGGCTGGGCTGCCGTGGGTGACACCCCGCTTCGCCATGCTGGCATGACCTGGAAGCTCGCATCCCCGTTCGACGCATGGTTCCGGCTCGCGCATCTGCTCAGCAAGAGTGAACTCGAGCGCTTCGTTGACGTGGCGAAGCAGGTGCTCGGCGAGACCGATCCCCGGTTCGACATGGACTCGGGTGAACGCTGGTTTGCGGATATTCGGGGACGCACCCCGAAATACTCCTCGTGGCTAAAGTCTGGCATTACAGAAACACTTCTGCTGCTGGCTATGTACGGCGAGCAGGTAACTGCCGTACCCTCGGCGAATGTCTACGCGGATCGCGTCGTTCGCGATCTGCTAAACAGAGCCAACAAGAGCCGCTGGTGGTCGATCTCGGATGAACTCCGTATGTTGGCCGAGGTCTCTCCGGAAACCTTTATGGCGGAGGTCGAAGACAGTCTCGCAGAGCCAGATCAGCCCGTGATGGAGCTGTTCAAAGAAGATGCGGGACCTTTGATGGGCCGAGCCTATCACAGCAACTTGCTCTGGGCCTTGGAGACCCTGGCATGGAGCACGAAGTATCTCGCACGAGCGTCTGAACTTCTCGCTCGGCTCGCCGTGCTCGATCCGGGTGGACGATGGGCCAACCGTCCTGCAGTGTCACTGCGATCGATCTTCCTAATTTGGTTGCCGCAGACGCATGCAACGCTCTACCAGAGGCTTAGGGTCATCGAACGACTCCTCAGAGTGGAGCCGAAGGCAGCTTGGGATCTCATTCTCGCGATCTTGCCGAAGACCTACGATACGGGCAGCCACAACCCCAAGCCGCGGTGGCGAGACTTCTCGGAAGACAAGACCGAACCCGTCACCTATGGCCTGATCGATCGTGCAACGCGCGCGCTCACCGCGCTGCTCATCGCGAATGCAGGAGTCGATCCGGCGCGTTGGGCCGGGCTCATCGAGCACCTCGGTTCGCTGCCCCCCGATATCCGCGCTGCGGCCTGGTCAAAGCTTTCCGAGACCACAGCGTCAATTCAGAAAGACGAGGATCGGATCAAGATTTGGACGGGCCTGCGCCGGTTCATCGGCCATCATCGTTCGTTCCCCAACACCGATTGGGCGCTTCCTGCCGAAGAAATTGATCGCGTGGAGAGCATCTATGGACAGTTCTCACCGAGCGATCCCATCTTGCAGCGTAGTTGGCTTTTCGGGAATGGTGTTCCTCTTCTGAGCGGACGCGATCAGGACTGGAGGCGGCGGGAGAAGGAACTCATGGAACTCCAGCAGCAGGCCGTTCAGGCCCTCATTCGAGATCACGGCATGGATGCGTTGTATCGACTGGTGAGCCTCGCGGAGAATCCCTTCCAAGTGGGTCTGGCGTACGGATTGATCGCGAGCTCCAAGGCGGATGCGGACCAGGCACTGCTCAATACGCTCGGCGGTGCTGCGCCGGGCGGCCGCGGCTTCGTGAAGGGGCTCGCTGCAGCACGTTTCCACGAGGAGAAGGAGGCATGGGCACGCAATATTCTGGAGGCCGCAGTTATGAAAGGGCTGCCGGAAGCCGCCATCGTCGAATTGTTGCTGGCCCTCCCTTCCCAGCGGAGCACCTGGGATTCTGCAGCGGCGTTGGGAGACAGCATCAAAGCGTCGTACTGGAAGGACACTACCTTCTTCGTTCATAACCAGAGCACTGACGATATGGAATACGCGATCACACAGATGGTGGCAGCCGATCGTGCACCCGAAGTCGTTGAGGGGATCGCGAGCGATTCCTCTGCTATCGGCACGGAAACGATCCTGCGCGTCTTGCATGCAGCGACAGGCGACCCGTTGCCAACCGGAGGCAATGACGCGGTCATGTTCCAGTGGGGAGTCGCACATCTGTTCACCCAACTCGAAACAGACAGCGCCGTGAGTGAGGATGAGATTGCGCTGCTGGAGTGGCAGTACCTCGCAGTCTTGGAGCACTCCGAGCGACCCGCGAAGATGCTGCACCGCTTCATGTCGTCGCGTCCGCAGTTCTTTGTCGAAGTGCTTTCTGCTGTGTTCCGCGCTTCGTCGAGAGAAGCATCGCCAGACTACACGCCCACCCCGCAGGAAAAAGCCGTCGCTTCACAAGCATGGCGTTTGCTGGAATCTTGGGGCCAGCTTCCCGGTGAAGATAAGGGGGAGATCGACGCTAGCGTTCTGGAGGAATGGGTTGAGGCAGCCCATCGTCTTGCTGTCCAGGCGGAACGCGGTGCCATCGGCGACGAGTACATCGGAAAGCTGCTCTCTCACTCACCAGCAGGAAGGGATGGTGTCTGGCCGCACCCGACCGTACGTGACGTCATTGAAACCATGCGGAACTCCAAGCTCGAAACGGGAATCATCATCGGCGTGCACAGCAGCCGGGGCGTCACGTCTCGGGGAATGTTGGACGGGGGAAATCAAGAGCGTGACATTGCACAGCGTTACAAGGGCTGGGCTGAGTCGACCAAGCTCGACTATCCCCGTACCTCCGCCATGCTGCGCGAGATTGCCAGGAGCTACGAAACCCACGCACGCGACTTTGACGATGAAGCGGAACGCAACGATTGGCGTGCGTATTAA
- a CDS encoding tyrosine-type recombinase/integrase codes for MRGVYENPMGSGIWWVHYYGAGKRHREKVGRKSDAIKLYQSRKADVVAGRKLPELRNSKVVTLSELIDDVLEFVAHHKDNRSYESKGEIVRKALGSKPAADLTPQELERWLRTRCKTPATANRYKAFISLCYREGVRNGKVSVNPARLVRQRKEGPGRLRFLSREEYDQLQKVIATRFPEHLAEFVVSIHTGMRLGEQYSCMWSQVDLKRRTIELTKTKNGSARTVHLNADALRAIDSLKRPLQKAFDPVFPREGSNGRFDTRSWFQPCLEEAKIANYVWHSNRHTFCSWLAMAGASIKEIQELAGHKTITMSARYSHLSPEHRLSVIDRIASMS; via the coding sequence ATGCGCGGAGTCTACGAAAATCCAATGGGGAGCGGCATCTGGTGGGTTCATTACTACGGAGCTGGAAAGCGGCACAGAGAGAAGGTGGGCCGCAAATCAGATGCCATCAAGTTGTACCAATCGCGCAAGGCGGATGTCGTCGCCGGAAGAAAGCTGCCCGAGCTGCGCAACAGCAAGGTTGTCACGCTGTCGGAACTGATCGATGATGTCCTCGAATTCGTCGCGCATCACAAGGACAATCGGAGCTACGAAAGCAAGGGAGAAATCGTCAGGAAAGCGCTCGGCTCTAAACCCGCTGCCGATCTCACTCCACAGGAGCTGGAACGGTGGCTTAGAACCCGCTGCAAAACACCAGCTACAGCGAATCGTTATAAGGCCTTCATCTCCCTGTGCTATCGCGAGGGCGTTCGCAATGGCAAAGTCAGTGTTAACCCGGCACGTTTGGTGCGGCAAAGGAAAGAGGGACCGGGTCGGCTTCGGTTCCTAAGCCGCGAGGAATATGATCAGCTCCAGAAAGTGATTGCGACGCGCTTCCCGGAACATTTGGCCGAGTTTGTCGTCAGCATTCACACCGGGATGCGGCTAGGCGAACAGTACTCGTGCATGTGGTCTCAAGTCGACCTAAAACGACGCACAATCGAGCTCACAAAGACAAAGAATGGCTCAGCTCGAACCGTGCATCTCAATGCCGACGCGCTGAGGGCGATTGACTCTCTGAAGCGACCACTGCAAAAAGCATTCGATCCGGTATTCCCGCGCGAGGGATCGAACGGCAGATTTGACACGCGATCCTGGTTCCAACCCTGTCTAGAAGAAGCGAAAATTGCGAACTACGTCTGGCATTCGAACCGGCACACATTTTGCTCCTGGCTAGCCATGGCCGGAGCATCGATCAAAGAGATCCAGGAACTCGCCGGCCACAAGACGATCACGATGTCCGCACGCTACAGCCATCTGTCGCCGGAGCACCGGCTTTCCGTGATCGATCGCATCGCCTCCATGAGTTAG
- a CDS encoding plasmid mobilization protein → MRKRQIRGHYMATNNLQIENHPAQGKGREARTQSIATRFTRAEEQALLKRAEASGKNLREWARDALLRTEKNERRSDMEMHIFTELVGIQMLLMNTLGTLLSGETRTKEEVHAMFGQIQKSKAAQAQEILSKRAQQALQK, encoded by the coding sequence GTGCGTAAACGCCAAATTCGAGGTCATTACATGGCAACAAACAATCTGCAGATTGAAAATCATCCTGCTCAAGGTAAAGGTCGAGAAGCTCGCACCCAGAGCATCGCTACGCGATTCACGAGGGCGGAAGAACAAGCGCTTCTTAAGAGGGCAGAAGCTAGTGGCAAGAATCTCCGCGAATGGGCGCGGGATGCGTTATTGCGCACAGAGAAGAACGAAAGAAGATCCGACATGGAGATGCACATTTTTACCGAACTCGTCGGAATTCAGATGCTCCTGATGAACACATTGGGTACGCTCCTGAGCGGCGAAACACGCACCAAAGAAGAAGTCCACGCCATGTTCGGACAAATTCAGAAATCGAAGGCTGCACAGGCGCAAGAGATTCTGTCAAAACGCGCACAGCAAGCCTTACAGAAATGA
- a CDS encoding helix-turn-helix domain-containing protein: protein MRSLDGENKKPPARITVAVESKILASREEAAQMLSISQRALDYLIAARRLPTRRIGGRVLIPVSELRKYARTDHPERIVA, encoded by the coding sequence ATGAGATCACTAGACGGCGAGAACAAGAAACCGCCCGCGAGAATCACCGTAGCTGTGGAAAGCAAAATCCTGGCGAGCCGAGAGGAGGCGGCACAGATGCTCTCGATTAGCCAGAGAGCGCTGGACTACCTGATCGCGGCGCGGCGTCTGCCAACACGGCGCATTGGCGGCCGGGTTCTCATCCCAGTCTCTGAGCTTCGGAAATATGCGCGGACCGACCATCCAGAGCGGATCGTGGCTTAG
- a CDS encoding Fic family protein, which translates to MIRANTLQITPEILNFIAELDEFKGAWQALGTLAPERLSALRRVATIESIGSSTRIEGSKLSDREVERLLSNLEIKSFATRDEQEVAGYAETMELVFRSWAEITLTENHIKQLHRDLLQYSEKDAHHRGKYKTRPNNVAAFDETGKQVGILFETATPFDTPQRMSELVACASEAFSSRQLHPLLVTAIFTVVLLEIHPFQDGNGRLSRVLTTLLLLRAGYSYVPYSSLESVIEQSKEGYYLSLRQTQGIIRSDAPNWQPWLLFFLRALQQQMNHLAKKVEREKIVLAALPELSMRIIEFAREHGRVTISNIVRLTGTSRNTLKQHFRQLVTQGHLALHGSGRGAWYALR; encoded by the coding sequence ATGATCCGTGCAAACACCCTCCAGATCACGCCTGAGATTCTGAATTTCATCGCCGAACTCGATGAGTTCAAGGGCGCATGGCAGGCTCTCGGCACCCTGGCTCCGGAGCGCCTCTCAGCATTGCGGCGCGTCGCCACCATCGAAAGCATCGGTTCATCGACTCGCATTGAAGGCAGCAAACTCTCCGACCGCGAAGTGGAGCGACTGCTCTCAAATCTGGAGATCAAATCTTTCGCAACGCGAGACGAACAAGAAGTCGCCGGTTATGCCGAAACCATGGAGCTGGTCTTTCGATCCTGGGCTGAGATCACGCTCACCGAAAACCACATCAAGCAGCTGCATCGCGACCTACTCCAATACAGCGAAAAGGACGCGCATCACCGCGGCAAATACAAGACGCGACCGAACAATGTCGCAGCATTCGATGAGACCGGGAAACAGGTCGGAATCTTGTTCGAAACGGCCACTCCATTTGATACCCCACAGCGCATGTCTGAACTCGTTGCCTGCGCTTCAGAGGCGTTTTCATCACGGCAACTGCATCCGCTTTTGGTCACCGCGATCTTCACGGTTGTCCTTCTCGAAATCCATCCGTTCCAGGACGGAAACGGTCGGCTAAGCCGCGTCCTGACGACGCTCCTATTGCTCCGCGCGGGCTACTCCTATGTCCCGTACAGCTCACTCGAAAGCGTGATCGAACAGAGCAAAGAAGGCTACTATCTCTCCCTTCGCCAGACCCAAGGGATCATTCGGTCCGACGCCCCGAACTGGCAGCCTTGGTTACTGTTTTTCCTCCGCGCATTACAGCAGCAAATGAACCACCTGGCGAAGAAAGTCGAACGGGAGAAGATCGTCCTCGCGGCCCTGCCAGAGCTGTCCATGCGCATCATCGAATTCGCTCGCGAACATGGAAGGGTCACGATCAGCAATATCGTGAGGCTGACCGGTACGAGCAGAAATACATTGAAGCAACACTTCCGCCAGTTGGTCACGCAAGGGCATCTCGCCCTCCACGGCAGCGGACGCGGAGCGTGGTATGCGTTACGTTAG
- a CDS encoding arabinofuranosidase catalytic domain-containing protein, whose protein sequence is MPLFWLATVSSPLAWCRADVDCVLRFRLVRDNCISTWRLNAYAADTTHSGYGVIGFSVIASCKIARGEKCTCIQQPTAVWHLGASAFSTRPCDIYDAAHTPCVAAFNTTRALYASYNGSLYQLTRQSDRTTFNVGVLSDGYANAATQDSFCKSTTCTITRIYDQSSRHNDLTVAPAGGVQHAVMVQVARIFPQLRTHCL, encoded by the coding sequence ATGCCCCTTTTCTGGTTAGCTACTGTTTCTTCGCCTCTGGCCTGGTGCCGCGCGGACGTGGATTGTGTCTTGCGGTTTCGCCTGGTTAGGGATAACTGCATTTCCACTTGGAGATTAAATGCCTATGCCGCCGATACGACGCATTCTGGTTATGGGGTTATTGGGTTTTCTGTCATTGCTTCATGCAAAATCGCCCGCGGTGAAAAATGTACTTGCATCCAGCAACCCACTGCCGTTTGGCATCTCGGCGCGAGCGCTTTCTCTACTCGTCCCTGCGACATCTACGACGCAGCCCACACACCCTGCGTTGCTGCATTCAACACTACGAGGGCACTATACGCCTCCTATAACGGTTCTCTGTACCAGTTGACACGGCAATCAGACAGGACCACTTTCAACGTCGGAGTTCTCTCCGACGGCTATGCAAATGCGGCTACGCAGGACAGTTTCTGCAAAAGCACCACCTGTACGATCACCAGAATTTACGATCAATCATCCCGCCATAATGACCTCACAGTCGCCCCGGCCGGCGGTGTGCAGCACGCGGTCATGGTCCAGGTGGCCAGGATCTTCCCGCAATTGCGAACGCATTGCCTATAA
- a CDS encoding TonB-dependent receptor has protein sequence MQRFKRADEFLSWLFLLGCIVSAAGQTSAVNGPVRLAVVDEDGVAVSDAQVVLQESTHAEVRLSTDYAGHASYVLLGTEPYRLRIDKLGFYETVSDQSDPLLRDVRVVLNHEQMVVQQISVTASVLGIDTEQTSDTRTMTVPEIVNVPYPTSRDIRNLLPFYPGVVQDVTGQVHVVGSETWATLDTLDGFDIRSPVSGILAMRVSPDAVRSIDEETTRYPVEFGRSTGGVVAFYTGMGDNKLRFNATDFLPSLEQRNGIRFDKFVPRLTLSGPLVRSRAWFFDGLETEYDDIYIQELPSGADTNHLLRGSNLMKFQVNAASTNILSGGLLFNDYHSPYDGISSLVPQESTTKRNTIAWLPYLRDQQIFHNGALLDAGLGVVRFRDGYEPHGESSFQITPELFEGSYFENLTSRSQRVEGNAALYLPPWHWAGLHNLKAGIDLDHIGFDEAVTRAPVNYLREDGTLLRQSVFPTTAPFTRHNVEAGIYVQDRWAPRAGLIIEPGLRFDWDEIIRRRLFSPRLAASYSPSGAEGRTKLSVGIGRYFEHTQLEYLTRALAGIRYDTYFAADGITPTGSPMETSFFANDGSLHEARALNWSVGVEQRLPGSVYVKANVIRKLVSDEFTYLNQSGPTALSANYALTNSRQDHDKLAEVEGRRTFAGGYSLFAAYTRSYARTNAAIDYVPTLSMLGAQQSGPLGWDTPNRVLSWGWLPLLAPGFKKSWDFVYTFDWRTGFPYTSIDDSYKVVGAAGSNRFPNYLSFSPGLEWRFHFRGSYFGLRGVIENATDSGDYAVVNNVVNSPKYGTFSEPLGRAFTARLRLIGSTK, from the coding sequence ATGCAGCGTTTTAAGCGTGCGGACGAATTCCTTTCGTGGCTATTTCTCCTCGGTTGCATCGTTTCTGCCGCTGGGCAGACGTCAGCGGTCAACGGTCCTGTGCGCCTCGCGGTTGTCGACGAGGATGGTGTGGCCGTTTCGGACGCTCAAGTGGTCCTTCAGGAGTCCACGCACGCTGAGGTTCGTCTCTCGACCGATTACGCCGGCCATGCCTCATACGTCCTCCTGGGGACTGAGCCCTACCGCTTGCGCATCGACAAGTTGGGGTTTTACGAGACGGTGTCGGATCAGTCCGATCCGCTGCTTCGAGATGTTCGGGTAGTGCTGAACCACGAGCAGATGGTGGTGCAGCAGATCAGCGTAACGGCGTCGGTGCTCGGGATCGATACGGAGCAAACCTCCGATACACGCACCATGACTGTGCCGGAGATCGTCAATGTGCCGTATCCAACCTCCCGCGACATCCGCAATCTGCTGCCCTTCTATCCCGGAGTGGTTCAGGATGTGACCGGTCAAGTGCATGTGGTCGGTTCGGAGACCTGGGCAACTCTGGATACGCTGGATGGATTCGACATCCGCTCCCCTGTCAGCGGGATTCTTGCCATGCGGGTAAGCCCCGACGCGGTTCGCTCAATTGACGAGGAGACGACTCGCTACCCGGTCGAGTTCGGCAGAAGCACGGGCGGCGTCGTGGCGTTCTACACCGGAATGGGCGACAACAAGCTCCGCTTCAATGCCACGGATTTTCTTCCCTCTCTGGAACAGCGCAACGGAATCCGCTTTGACAAATTCGTGCCCCGGTTGACTCTTTCCGGACCGCTGGTACGTAGCCGGGCTTGGTTCTTCGACGGACTGGAAACGGAGTATGACGACATCTACATCCAGGAGCTTCCTTCAGGGGCCGACACCAATCACCTGCTGCGCGGAAGCAACCTGATGAAGTTCCAGGTGAATGCGGCGTCCACCAATATTCTGTCCGGCGGCTTGCTGTTTAACGACTATCATTCGCCCTACGACGGCATCTCATCGCTGGTCCCGCAGGAGAGCACCACAAAGCGCAACACTATAGCCTGGCTGCCATATCTGCGCGATCAGCAAATCTTTCACAATGGCGCGTTGCTGGACGCCGGGCTGGGCGTAGTGCGATTCAGGGACGGCTACGAGCCTCATGGCGAAAGCTCTTTCCAGATCACACCGGAGCTTTTTGAGGGCAGCTACTTTGAGAATCTAACCAGCCGGTCGCAGCGCGTCGAGGGAAATGCGGCGCTGTATCTGCCACCTTGGCACTGGGCTGGACTGCACAATCTCAAAGCCGGCATCGATCTGGACCACATCGGCTTCGACGAAGCCGTGACACGCGCTCCAGTCAATTATCTCCGCGAGGACGGAACACTGCTGAGGCAAAGCGTTTTCCCCACTACCGCGCCTTTCACCCGCCACAACGTAGAAGCTGGCATATATGTGCAGGACCGATGGGCGCCGCGCGCTGGCCTGATCATCGAACCAGGCTTACGGTTCGATTGGGACGAAATCATCCGCAGGCGGCTCTTTTCGCCGCGTCTGGCTGCCAGCTACTCGCCTTCGGGAGCCGAGGGCAGGACAAAGCTCTCTGTGGGCATCGGGCGCTATTTCGAGCACACGCAACTGGAATACCTTACGCGTGCTCTGGCCGGCATTCGCTACGACACATACTTTGCGGCCGATGGCATAACTCCAACGGGCTCGCCAATGGAAACTAGCTTTTTCGCCAACGACGGTTCGTTGCATGAGGCCCGTGCGCTGAACTGGAGCGTGGGAGTGGAGCAGAGGTTGCCAGGCTCCGTCTATGTCAAAGCGAATGTGATTCGGAAGCTTGTCTCCGACGAATTCACCTATCTAAACCAGAGCGGTCCGACCGCGCTCTCAGCGAACTATGCGCTGACGAATTCCCGGCAGGACCATGACAAGCTGGCCGAGGTCGAAGGCCGCCGCACGTTTGCCGGCGGCTACTCCCTCTTTGCCGCTTATACACGCTCCTACGCTCGCACCAACGCCGCCATTGATTATGTGCCCACTCTGTCGATGCTCGGCGCGCAGCAGAGCGGCCCTCTGGGATGGGACACGCCGAACCGCGTGCTCTCCTGGGGATGGCTGCCATTGCTGGCGCCGGGTTTCAAAAAGAGCTGGGACTTCGTCTACACCTTCGACTGGCGCACGGGCTTCCCGTACACCTCGATCGACGACAGCTACAAGGTAGTGGGCGCGGCGGGATCGAACCGCTTTCCCAATTACCTTTCATTTAGTCCTGGGCTCGAATGGCGTTTTCACTTTCGCGGGTCGTACTTCGGACTTCGTGGCGTCATCGAAAATGCGACCGACAGCGGTGATTACGCGGTCGTGAACAACGTGGTAAATTCGCCCAAGTATGGAACCTTCAGTGAGCCTCTGGGGCGAGCATTCACCGCGCGCCTCCGCCTGATCGGGTCGACTAAATAG
- the thpR gene encoding RNA 2',3'-cyclic phosphodiesterase has protein sequence MRLFVGVPLPAAVIAELSAITLDLRSSGQQLRWSAHDSWHITLQFLGNTVQEQYECTVAQLRRLRLPPIPIRLEGLGFFDRSGVFSACVRVTPELLLLQERVTAATQLCGYVPETRSFQPHITLARSKGKGLRELKAKVPHQPKFTRFVAKEFLLYESFLGSEGSRYEVRERFPLDSPQVHE, from the coding sequence ATGCGCTTATTTGTCGGTGTACCCTTGCCGGCTGCGGTCATCGCCGAACTCTCGGCGATCACGCTGGATCTTCGATCCAGCGGGCAGCAACTCCGCTGGTCAGCTCACGACTCGTGGCACATCACTCTGCAATTTCTCGGCAACACCGTTCAGGAACAATACGAATGTACCGTCGCACAACTGCGACGGCTGCGTTTGCCGCCGATTCCCATTCGGCTTGAGGGGCTGGGCTTCTTCGATCGCTCCGGGGTTTTCTCTGCCTGTGTCAGAGTGACGCCAGAACTACTCTTGCTTCAGGAACGTGTCACGGCAGCAACCCAGCTTTGCGGGTACGTTCCCGAGACTCGTTCCTTCCAGCCCCATATCACGCTCGCGCGAAGCAAAGGAAAGGGACTCCGTGAACTCAAAGCCAAAGTGCCGCATCAACCGAAGTTCACCAGGTTCGTCGCGAAAGAATTCCTCCTATACGAAAGCTTCCTCGGCTCCGAGGGCTCTCGCTATGAAGTCCGCGAGCGGTTTCCGCTCGATAGCCCGCAAGTACACGAGTAA